A stretch of the Filimonas lacunae genome encodes the following:
- a CDS encoding 50S ribosomal protein L25: MKTITIEGQLRTEFGKKATRQLRSQESVPGVIYGGAKEINFNAPAKAFKPLVYTGEFQLAEVKVDGKSYQCILKDLQFDKVSDSLIHVDLLELVGDKPVVATLPLKFVGTSAGVKAGGKLITKLTALKVKTLPKFLKENIEVDITTLELNGNIRVEDVKADNMEVMNSPRIPVASVVMTRQLKQEEAAASKDDKKK; the protein is encoded by the coding sequence ATGAAAACAATTACAATCGAAGGACAACTGAGGACCGAATTCGGCAAAAAAGCCACCCGCCAGCTTCGCTCTCAGGAATCAGTGCCAGGTGTAATTTACGGGGGTGCTAAGGAGATTAATTTTAATGCTCCAGCCAAAGCTTTCAAACCTTTGGTGTATACCGGTGAATTCCAATTGGCAGAAGTGAAAGTGGATGGCAAATCTTATCAGTGCATTCTGAAAGATCTGCAATTCGACAAAGTATCTGATTCTTTAATTCACGTTGATTTACTGGAATTAGTAGGTGACAAGCCAGTTGTGGCTACATTGCCTTTGAAATTCGTTGGTACTTCAGCAGGTGTAAAAGCAGGTGGTAAGTTAATTACCAAACTGACAGCGCTGAAAGTGAAAACTTTACCTAAATTCCTGAAAGAGAATATTGAGGTAGATATCACTACACTGGAACTGAACGGTAACATCCGTGTTGAAGATGTTAAAGCTGACAACATGGAAGTGATGAACTCACCTCGTATCCCGGTTGCTTCAGTAGTAATGACTCGTCAGTTGAAACAAGAAGAAGCTGCTGCTTCTAAAGATGACAAGAAAAAATAA